The Candidatus Baltobacteraceae bacterium genome has a window encoding:
- a CDS encoding GAF domain-containing SpoIIE family protein phosphatase, producing MGQVERRAFAWRERDFYYFELLLRAGEILDRSLDYSETLQNVCAAAVETVANVCIIDLGPEDSPRLVAAAHRDPARSSELENAGRYLRHKEGKAPHPVREVIRSRNSMLVTRIDDEYLEKHSTSDDHRAFMQRLGYQSMMILPLVSQTSGVLGAMTLAKTSDEAPFDQIDLRFAADLARRCASAIAKAILHSKTVDIASRFQEAALPGKLPYVAGLVLDGFYEPSSEELLVGGDWYDAFEMPDGRIAITVGDVLGHGLEAAVWMGRLRNALRAAILSEPDPAGALIVADRLMRLDSEDAFSTALVAIVDPVHRTMSCASAGHPGPLMWMHDGTIADPISERSLPLGLHDLDSGRIRRSQTVLMKPGMFAVFFTDGLLEWNRDVPAAWDHLIEAMRRHDVRFARRPAAVIREIVIDGGSHPDDVAILTLRVDA from the coding sequence ATGGGTCAAGTTGAACGCCGCGCTTTTGCCTGGCGCGAGCGCGATTTTTATTACTTCGAGCTGCTGCTTCGCGCGGGCGAAATTTTGGATCGATCGCTCGATTATTCGGAAACGCTGCAAAACGTGTGCGCGGCGGCAGTTGAGACGGTTGCCAACGTTTGCATCATCGACCTTGGCCCGGAGGATTCGCCGCGGTTGGTCGCAGCCGCTCATCGCGATCCCGCGCGCAGCTCGGAGCTCGAAAATGCCGGCCGCTACTTACGGCATAAAGAGGGAAAAGCACCGCATCCGGTTCGCGAGGTCATACGCAGCCGGAACTCGATGCTGGTTACCCGCATCGACGACGAGTATTTAGAGAAACATTCGACGAGCGACGATCACCGAGCGTTCATGCAGCGCTTGGGTTACCAGTCCATGATGATTCTTCCGCTGGTATCGCAGACCTCGGGCGTGCTCGGCGCAATGACGTTGGCAAAAACGTCGGATGAAGCGCCGTTCGACCAAATCGATTTGCGCTTTGCCGCCGACCTTGCGCGCCGCTGCGCCTCCGCGATCGCCAAGGCAATACTGCATTCGAAGACCGTCGACATCGCGTCACGATTTCAGGAAGCGGCGCTGCCCGGGAAGCTTCCCTACGTCGCGGGTTTGGTTCTCGACGGCTTTTACGAGCCGTCGTCGGAAGAGCTGCTTGTAGGCGGCGACTGGTACGACGCTTTTGAGATGCCCGACGGCCGCATTGCCATTACCGTGGGCGACGTGCTTGGGCACGGCCTAGAGGCAGCGGTGTGGATGGGACGATTGAGAAACGCGCTGCGCGCCGCAATCCTCAGCGAGCCGGATCCCGCGGGCGCATTGATCGTCGCCGATCGGCTGATGCGCTTAGATTCCGAAGACGCCTTCAGCACCGCGCTGGTCGCCATCGTCGATCCCGTTCATCGAACGATGTCGTGCGCTTCGGCCGGTCATCCCGGGCCGCTGATGTGGATGCACGACGGAACGATCGCCGATCCGATATCGGAGCGGAGCCTCCCATTGGGGTTGCACGACTTGGACAGCGGCAGGATTCGGCGGTCGCAAACGGTGCTGATGAAGCCGGGAATGTTCGCAGTGTTTTTCACCGACGGTCTGCTGGAGTGGAACCGAGACGTTCCGGCAGCGTGGGATCACCTCATCGAGGCGATGCGCCGGCACGACGTGCGCTTCGCGCGCCGTCCAGCCGCCGTGATACGCGAGATCGTCATCGACGGCGGAAGCCACCCCGACGACGTCGCGATTCTGACCCTTCGCGTCGACGCGTGA
- a CDS encoding fatty acid desaturase CarF family protein translates to MLYIVSSAAIATLWIAACLAIADFISGLLHWAEDTWLAPGKSELLDRWIVRDNIDHHRMPGTIRAGHYWQTNRVCILAAAVVTAALLLFHVHAWQTYFVVLLLSQSNQVHLWAHSSRVPRWVAQLQRAGILQSRNQHAKHHKSPYAINFCTMTDYLNPLLERLAFWRRLESLLVGCGATVVRATPARNGY, encoded by the coding sequence ATGCTATACATTGTTTCGAGCGCCGCAATCGCCACACTCTGGATCGCCGCCTGCCTCGCGATCGCGGACTTCATCTCGGGACTCCTGCACTGGGCGGAAGACACGTGGCTTGCGCCGGGCAAGTCGGAGCTATTGGATCGCTGGATCGTTCGCGATAACATCGACCACCATCGCATGCCCGGAACGATTCGCGCCGGTCACTATTGGCAGACCAACCGCGTATGCATCTTGGCTGCGGCGGTCGTTACCGCGGCGCTGCTGCTGTTCCACGTTCACGCGTGGCAAACGTACTTCGTCGTGCTTCTGCTCTCGCAGTCGAACCAGGTCCATCTCTGGGCGCACAGCTCGCGAGTGCCGCGATGGGTGGCGCAACTCCAACGCGCCGGGATTCTTCAATCGCGCAACCAGCATGCCAAGCACCATAAGTCACCGTACGCGATCAACTTCTGCACGATGACGGATTACTTGAATCCGTTGTTGGAGAGACTGGCCTTTTGGCGCCGCCTGGAATCGCTATTGGTCGGCTGCGGCGCAACGGTCGTTCGCGCTACGCCCGCTCGTAACGGGTATTAA
- a CDS encoding TMEM175 family protein, which translates to MKSFATETSRVEAFSDGVFAVIITIMVLELRPPSGTEFRALLETLPAIATYAVSFAFIGIYWNNHHHMLRASRGVDGRAMWANLNLLFWLSLVPFSTAWLGRNPLAVGPTAFYAIVFLLDALAYALLVRALLAVNGKEAPFGKAVASDLKGNVSIVLYVLAVVVAFVYPVVTDVLLVVVAITWLVPDRRFEPLINLEN; encoded by the coding sequence ATGAAGAGCTTTGCAACCGAGACGAGCCGGGTCGAGGCGTTTAGCGACGGCGTCTTCGCCGTCATCATCACGATCATGGTGCTCGAACTGCGCCCGCCATCGGGGACCGAGTTTCGCGCGCTCTTGGAGACGCTGCCGGCTATCGCGACGTACGCCGTGAGCTTCGCCTTCATCGGCATCTATTGGAACAACCACCACCACATGCTGCGGGCGAGCCGCGGCGTGGACGGACGCGCGATGTGGGCGAACCTGAACCTGCTGTTCTGGCTTTCGCTGGTGCCGTTCTCGACGGCGTGGCTGGGTCGCAATCCGTTAGCCGTCGGCCCAACCGCGTTCTACGCGATCGTGTTCTTGCTCGACGCCCTCGCCTACGCGCTGCTCGTGCGCGCGCTGCTGGCGGTCAACGGTAAAGAGGCACCGTTTGGCAAAGCCGTGGCGAGCGATCTCAAAGGAAACGTGTCGATCGTTCTTTACGTCCTCGCCGTCGTCGTGGCGTTCGTCTACCCGGTCGTAACCGACGTGCTCCTCGTCGTGGTCGCGATCACTTGGCTCGTTCCGGATCGGCGCTTCGAGCCGCTCATCAATCTAGAGAACTAA
- a CDS encoding lipase family protein produces the protein MLHRFRTIVTVTFAFAVAACSSPTITPGVPAPSLVRSTSAARGSVISVEKVTVFRKAALSGAHTSGTLGFAEQVVAQLGGPPKYDVALYKILYRTIGINGEPATASAAFWVPITGGTGTFVLIGYGQGTNVVKAQKITHPTKVNIEPQLQAAIFASHGYAMVATDYLGLGYSNYPFEPYLVVSAEASAVIDSMRAARKAATRLHVPLSGDVFLTGYSQGGQTSLGTEKVIEAQNAGEFHLIANSPSSGPYALTQTLLDGMAHPGQNAAVLSTFVLTAYNKTYANVYTDPSTVFQDPYATYVNTLLPVKTYARAAKLQGTLLPLEVKQLLQPSFLTSFAHASSPARQDVAANDLLNGWTPKVPVYFCGGKRDPQVEFKNAVLATAYFKKRGATVNLLDVNKDVPSSVPLSEYHDAVLVLCHTLERVAILDARKGPARAGRWPAWLRGPIGPFTYPPGF, from the coding sequence GTGTTGCATCGTTTTCGCACCATCGTCACCGTTACGTTTGCGTTCGCCGTCGCAGCGTGCTCGTCTCCCACTATCACGCCGGGAGTCCCGGCCCCTTCGCTCGTGCGGTCTACGAGCGCGGCGCGCGGCTCGGTCATCTCGGTCGAGAAAGTCACCGTGTTCCGAAAGGCCGCACTGAGCGGCGCGCACACCTCGGGCACGCTCGGCTTTGCCGAACAGGTGGTCGCGCAACTCGGCGGCCCTCCCAAGTACGACGTCGCCCTCTATAAAATTCTCTATCGCACGATCGGCATCAACGGCGAGCCCGCGACCGCCAGCGCGGCGTTTTGGGTGCCCATCACCGGCGGGACCGGAACCTTCGTTTTGATCGGATACGGTCAAGGCACCAACGTCGTCAAGGCGCAGAAAATCACTCACCCCACGAAGGTCAACATCGAGCCGCAGCTCCAGGCGGCGATCTTCGCGTCGCACGGCTACGCCATGGTCGCGACGGATTATTTGGGTTTAGGATACTCGAACTATCCGTTCGAACCGTACCTCGTCGTCAGCGCCGAAGCGAGCGCGGTCATCGACTCCATGCGAGCCGCTCGCAAGGCGGCGACACGCTTGCACGTGCCGCTATCCGGCGACGTGTTCCTCACGGGCTACTCGCAAGGCGGCCAGACGTCGCTGGGGACCGAGAAGGTCATCGAGGCCCAGAACGCCGGCGAGTTCCACCTCATTGCAAACTCGCCGTCGAGCGGGCCGTACGCACTCACGCAGACGCTGCTCGACGGGATGGCGCACCCCGGACAGAACGCCGCGGTGCTTTCGACGTTCGTGCTGACGGCGTATAACAAAACGTACGCAAACGTCTACACCGATCCGTCAACGGTCTTTCAGGATCCCTATGCGACGTACGTGAATACTCTGCTGCCGGTCAAGACGTACGCGCGTGCCGCGAAGCTGCAAGGAACGCTGCTGCCGCTCGAGGTGAAGCAGTTGCTGCAGCCGTCGTTCCTCACGTCGTTTGCCCATGCGTCTTCGCCGGCACGGCAAGACGTCGCGGCCAACGACCTACTCAACGGTTGGACGCCGAAAGTGCCCGTGTATTTCTGCGGTGGAAAGCGCGACCCGCAAGTCGAGTTCAAGAACGCCGTTCTCGCCACCGCGTATTTCAAGAAGCGTGGCGCAACGGTGAACCTGCTCGACGTCAACAAGGACGTCCCGTCTTCGGTGCCGCTGTCGGAGTATCACGACGCCGTCCTCGTGCTCTGCCACACGCTCGAGCGGGTCGCGATCCTCGACGCGCGCAAGGGACCGGCCCGAGCGGGCCGGTGGCCGGCGTGGCTGCGCGGACCGATCGGGCCGTTTACCTATCCGCCGGGATTTTAG
- the speB gene encoding agmatinase, whose protein sequence is MQHDGSLKLDAATGTSLQAAVALAGFPTDSNSSYRRGPAKAPAAIRTAMWSEAGNPYTESGVRLRLTENVVDAGDAPLREDEEDRTTIEALVAAQLESGRRMLSLGGDHSITFPIVRSYARRYPKLNVVHFDAHPDLYSSFGGNRFSHACPFARILESADVGSLVQIGIRTMTPPQRENADRYNVRVFGPDELDEARRALPGGNVYVTLDLDGIDPAFAPGVSHREPGGLNVRDVLKLVAAIPGNVVGADVVELNPDCDVDGLTAAVAAKFAREFMGRMLADGTNVAG, encoded by the coding sequence ATGCAACACGACGGCTCCTTAAAACTCGATGCGGCAACCGGCACTTCGCTGCAGGCAGCCGTTGCCCTCGCCGGATTTCCGACCGATAGCAACTCGTCGTATCGGCGAGGCCCGGCGAAAGCGCCGGCTGCGATTCGCACGGCTATGTGGAGCGAGGCCGGCAACCCGTACACCGAATCGGGCGTCCGGCTGCGGCTCACCGAAAACGTCGTCGATGCGGGCGACGCTCCGTTGCGCGAAGACGAAGAAGATCGAACGACGATCGAGGCGCTCGTTGCCGCGCAACTGGAGTCGGGACGCCGCATGCTCTCGCTCGGCGGCGATCATTCGATCACGTTTCCCATCGTTCGCTCGTACGCGCGCCGCTATCCAAAACTCAACGTCGTGCATTTCGACGCGCATCCCGACTTGTATTCGAGCTTTGGCGGAAATCGTTTCTCGCACGCGTGTCCCTTCGCGCGCATTTTGGAGAGCGCCGACGTCGGCAGTCTGGTCCAAATCGGCATTCGCACGATGACGCCGCCGCAGCGGGAAAATGCCGATCGTTATAACGTTCGTGTCTTCGGGCCCGACGAACTGGACGAAGCGCGACGAGCGCTGCCCGGCGGCAACGTTTACGTCACGCTCGACCTCGACGGCATCGATCCCGCCTTCGCGCCCGGCGTGTCGCATCGCGAGCCCGGCGGACTAAACGTGCGCGACGTGCTCAAGCTCGTCGCGGCGATTCCGGGCAATGTCGTCGGCGCGGACGTCGTCGAACTCAATCCGGATTGCGACGTCGACGGGCTGACCGCGGCAGTGGCCGCGAAGTTCGCGCGCGAGTTTATGGGCCGAATGCTAGCCGACGGGACTAACGTCGCCGGCTAG
- a CDS encoding AarF/UbiB family protein translates to MQTTERAPSRAERSRHIVAVLAKHGLATASHRTMGPVEAREACEELGTTFIKLAQMLGARADLLPRDYRDELAKLQDDVAPVDTAVIEARIEDELGAAPEELYASFDRVPLASASIGQVHAVTLFDGRAGVVKVRKPGVKELAECDLDILSGLAKSAERFLPRLEEYDVESMLEEFGDTLHEELDFTREARNVATFREYFDSEQGFWLPEVIDELSTAKILTMTRVEGDRVEDATGLTARRRTAAAQRVARFVLEPALTRGVFHADPHGGNVLVRKDGGIAVLDFGMVGRLSDELRRGVADMFMAMHRRDASRLTDRLIQLAPPVKPIDRSALTHKFERLLERYMGDTLERIEIGVALGEMLEIVRSYGLRSPASLALLFKAVALGDGIVTAITPDRPLTHYLEPIARKVATSRLSLDDWAERARVSAMDAAELSIDLPRHADRVLSDLERGNLRVWTRVEDLEPMLVRFERLVERANATMIAAACVVGMTVLFSVYRPAGWQVAAGWLFWIALAIAVIVGIRTALGTLASRRR, encoded by the coding sequence ATGCAGACGACGGAACGGGCGCCCAGTCGCGCCGAGCGCTCGCGGCACATCGTCGCGGTTCTCGCCAAGCACGGATTGGCGACCGCAAGTCATCGGACGATGGGTCCGGTTGAGGCGCGCGAGGCATGCGAAGAACTCGGTACCACCTTCATCAAGCTCGCTCAAATGCTGGGGGCGCGCGCCGATCTTCTGCCGCGCGACTATCGCGACGAGCTTGCAAAACTGCAAGACGACGTCGCGCCCGTCGACACCGCCGTCATCGAGGCCCGCATCGAAGACGAGCTTGGGGCGGCGCCCGAAGAGCTCTACGCCTCCTTCGATCGCGTGCCGCTCGCGTCGGCTTCGATCGGCCAAGTTCACGCCGTTACGCTGTTCGACGGCCGCGCCGGCGTCGTCAAGGTTCGCAAGCCGGGCGTTAAGGAACTCGCCGAGTGCGATCTCGACATCCTTTCGGGCCTGGCCAAGTCGGCAGAGCGCTTCCTGCCGCGTTTGGAAGAATACGACGTCGAGTCGATGCTCGAGGAGTTTGGCGACACGCTGCACGAGGAGCTCGATTTTACGCGCGAAGCGCGCAACGTCGCGACGTTCCGTGAGTATTTCGACTCCGAGCAAGGTTTCTGGCTGCCCGAAGTAATCGACGAGCTATCGACGGCGAAAATCCTCACGATGACGCGCGTCGAGGGCGATCGAGTCGAAGACGCGACCGGACTCACCGCTCGGCGGCGAACCGCCGCCGCACAGCGCGTCGCGCGATTCGTTCTGGAGCCCGCGCTTACGCGCGGCGTTTTCCACGCCGACCCGCACGGCGGCAACGTGCTGGTTCGCAAAGACGGCGGCATCGCCGTGCTCGACTTCGGCATGGTGGGCCGTCTCAGCGACGAGCTGCGGCGCGGCGTTGCCGACATGTTCATGGCGATGCACCGGCGCGATGCCTCACGCTTGACGGATCGCTTGATTCAGCTCGCGCCGCCCGTAAAGCCGATCGATCGAAGCGCGCTTACGCACAAGTTCGAACGCCTGCTGGAGCGCTATATGGGCGACACGCTCGAGCGCATCGAGATCGGCGTGGCGCTGGGTGAAATGCTGGAGATCGTTCGCAGCTACGGGCTGCGCTCGCCCGCCTCGCTCGCACTGCTCTTTAAGGCGGTGGCGCTCGGGGACGGCATCGTGACCGCCATCACACCGGACCGCCCGCTGACGCACTATCTCGAGCCGATCGCACGTAAGGTGGCGACGTCGCGGTTGTCGCTCGACGATTGGGCCGAGCGCGCACGCGTCTCGGCGATGGACGCCGCGGAGCTGAGTATCGATCTTCCGCGTCACGCCGACCGCGTGTTGTCGGACTTGGAACGCGGAAACTTGCGCGTATGGACGCGCGTCGAAGACTTGGAGCCGATGCTGGTGCGCTTCGAACGATTGGTCGAACGCGCGAACGCCACCATGATTGCCGCGGCCTGCGTCGTCGGCATGACCGTGTTGTTTTCCGTCTACCGCCCCGCGGGCTGGCAAGTCGCTGCCGGTTGGCTCTTTTGGATTGCGCTCGCGATCGCCGTCATCGTCGGGATACGAACCGCGCTCGGTACGCTGGCTAGCCGGCGACGTTAG
- a CDS encoding APC family permease yields MEEPHLKRSLGLLDVALFFVVAGSNLQWVATAAAAGPSSLIVWLIGCAGMFVPLSIVVVFLSSHYPQEGGMYVWSKRAYGPFAGFMTGWTYWASNLPYFPALLYFAAGNALFVTGSSGGTLSASPWYFIGVAIFGLTLATVVNVLGLDVGKWLNNIGAYCRWTVTLLLVALGFFALWKFGSATPITAATVKPGLALKDLIFWSVIAFAWTGPESLPFMAGEVKNPRRAIPVGLAIAAPAILIIYVVGTLSVLWTLVPSAVNPSSGVMQAIASASSRAGWAALIPVAAILVAVSCLGSCGAWLGAVARVPFVAGIDRYLPPIFGRMHPRWGSPVAALVTQSGIAAIFVFLGQAGTSVHGAYDVLVSSTVVITMVPFVFLYLSAFKLDADPATQGAIRIPGGRATVVACAAIGLITTLVAMVLALFPADDEPNKPFAVLKVLFLTAMMVLFGVAVYVMGSSNQSVSPRMTKP; encoded by the coding sequence ATGGAAGAGCCGCACCTCAAGCGCAGCCTCGGGCTGCTCGACGTTGCGCTGTTTTTCGTTGTTGCAGGGTCGAACTTGCAATGGGTTGCGACCGCCGCCGCCGCCGGTCCCAGCTCGTTGATCGTCTGGCTGATCGGCTGCGCGGGAATGTTCGTGCCGCTGTCGATCGTGGTCGTCTTTCTGTCATCGCACTACCCGCAAGAAGGCGGTATGTACGTGTGGAGCAAGCGCGCGTACGGACCGTTTGCCGGGTTTATGACGGGCTGGACGTACTGGGCGAGCAATCTGCCTTACTTTCCCGCGTTGTTGTACTTCGCTGCGGGAAACGCGCTGTTCGTAACCGGGTCCAGCGGCGGGACGCTCTCGGCGTCACCGTGGTATTTCATCGGCGTCGCGATTTTCGGCTTGACCCTCGCGACCGTCGTGAACGTTCTCGGACTCGACGTTGGAAAGTGGCTGAATAACATCGGCGCGTACTGCCGTTGGACGGTGACCTTGCTGCTCGTCGCCCTCGGCTTTTTCGCGTTGTGGAAGTTTGGTTCCGCGACGCCGATCACCGCTGCGACGGTCAAACCGGGTCTTGCGCTCAAGGATCTGATCTTCTGGTCGGTGATCGCGTTTGCGTGGACCGGTCCCGAGTCGCTTCCGTTCATGGCCGGTGAAGTGAAGAATCCGCGCCGCGCGATCCCCGTGGGATTGGCGATTGCCGCACCGGCGATTTTAATCATTTACGTCGTCGGCACGCTCAGCGTGTTGTGGACGCTGGTGCCCAGTGCCGTCAACCCGTCGTCGGGCGTCATGCAGGCAATCGCGAGCGCGTCGTCGCGCGCCGGCTGGGCGGCGCTGATTCCGGTTGCGGCAATCTTGGTTGCCGTGAGTTGTCTGGGCAGTTGCGGCGCATGGCTCGGCGCCGTCGCTCGCGTACCGTTCGTCGCGGGCATCGATCGTTATCTGCCGCCGATATTCGGCCGCATGCACCCGCGGTGGGGGTCGCCGGTCGCCGCACTAGTGACGCAATCGGGAATTGCCGCAATCTTCGTCTTCCTAGGTCAAGCCGGAACCAGCGTGCACGGCGCGTACGACGTGCTCGTGAGCTCGACGGTCGTCATCACGATGGTGCCGTTCGTGTTTCTCTATCTTTCGGCGTTCAAGCTCGACGCCGATCCGGCCACCCAAGGCGCGATACGCATTCCCGGCGGCCGTGCAACGGTCGTTGCCTGCGCGGCGATCGGGTTGATCACCACGCTCGTCGCGATGGTGCTAGCCCTCTTTCCCGCCGACGACGAACCCAACAAACCATTCGCGGTCTTGAAGGTGCTCTTCTTGACCGCGATGATGGTGTTGTTCGGCGTTGCCGTGTACGTTATGGGTTCGTCGAATCAGTCGGTCTCGCCGCGAATGACGAAGCCGTAG
- a CDS encoding DUF2231 domain-containing protein, which yields MQGKATVAGHPLHPLLVTFPIGSYVAAIIADIIFLTGGSSFWATMSMWLIAFGLAGSLIAGFFGFIDYLTAPMSAQARQVANLHMMLNVAVIIVFGVAFAARYFWPPFVWGHVATFVGFCLLLVSGILGGNLAHQHLVGSTERDVGVARRAADDDSDFTPTERIAREREKTRATKGSI from the coding sequence ATGCAAGGCAAGGCGACGGTCGCCGGTCACCCGCTCCATCCGCTTCTCGTGACGTTCCCCATCGGCAGCTACGTCGCGGCGATAATTGCGGACATCATTTTCCTAACGGGCGGCTCCTCGTTCTGGGCGACGATGAGCATGTGGCTGATTGCCTTTGGCCTCGCGGGCTCGCTAATTGCCGGGTTTTTCGGCTTCATCGATTACCTGACCGCACCGATGTCGGCGCAAGCTCGCCAGGTCGCCAACTTGCACATGATGCTCAACGTAGCGGTGATCATCGTCTTCGGCGTGGCCTTTGCGGCGCGCTATTTCTGGCCGCCGTTCGTCTGGGGACACGTCGCGACGTTCGTCGGCTTCTGTCTGTTGTTGGTCTCGGGCATTCTCGGCGGAAATCTCGCGCACCAGCATCTCGTTGGTTCGACCGAACGCGACGTCGGCGTCGCACGACGGGCGGCCGACGACGATTCGGATTTCACGCCGACCGAGCGCATCGCGCGCGAGCGCGAGAAGACCCGCGCGACCAAGGGCAGCATCTGA
- a CDS encoding SDR family oxidoreductase: MRLRDKVAIVTGGSSGIGEAVAVAFAREGASVVIDYHGNAEHARSVVESIEAHGGRAVAVGADVSKEEDVKKLVEAAVADFGSLDILVNNAGIERQMPFLETPLDVWRSVIETNLTGAWICSQLAAREMAKGKRGGRIINISSVHEDVTMPSNAPYCASKGGMKMLMRTIAVELAPLDITVNNVCPGAIDTPIQKNLEKDPHKVEELLSEIPLRRMGSPEEVAGLCVFLASEAGSYVTGASYIIDGGMTKQSGSL, from the coding sequence TTGCGGCTTCGCGATAAAGTCGCGATCGTCACCGGCGGGTCGAGCGGCATCGGCGAAGCCGTCGCGGTAGCCTTCGCGCGCGAAGGCGCCTCGGTAGTCATCGACTACCACGGCAACGCCGAGCACGCGCGCAGCGTCGTCGAGTCGATCGAGGCGCACGGTGGCCGTGCGGTCGCCGTCGGCGCCGACGTCTCGAAGGAAGAAGACGTCAAGAAACTCGTCGAAGCCGCGGTCGCGGATTTCGGTTCGCTCGATATTCTCGTCAATAACGCCGGCATCGAACGTCAAATGCCGTTTCTCGAAACGCCGCTCGACGTGTGGCGGAGTGTGATAGAGACGAATCTTACCGGCGCTTGGATCTGCTCGCAGCTGGCGGCTCGCGAGATGGCCAAGGGAAAACGCGGCGGACGCATCATCAACATCTCCTCGGTGCACGAAGACGTCACGATGCCGTCGAACGCTCCCTATTGCGCCTCGAAGGGCGGCATGAAGATGTTGATGCGCACCATCGCCGTCGAGCTCGCTCCGCTCGATATCACCGTCAATAACGTGTGTCCCGGCGCAATCGACACACCGATTCAAAAGAACCTCGAGAAGGATCCGCATAAGGTCGAAGAGCTGCTTTCGGAGATTCCGCTGCGCCGCATGGGGTCGCCCGAAGAGGTGGCGGGCTTGTGCGTGTTCTTGGCGAGCGAGGCAGGATCGTACGTTACCGGCGCGTCTTATATCATCGACGGCGGAATGACCAAACAATCGGGAAGCTTATAG
- a CDS encoding c-type cytochrome, with amino-acid sequence MLALATLGAGNDDGAQLYALHCATCHGARGEGSTIAPSLAGKSAADVHLMLDTGRMPAGAPFVNEMHVAPVFTFEQMDRIVDYVESLSPHADHSLPQVALGTGDVRRGAKLFIADCAPCHGTVGQGDSVGQDNVAPPLGSATVFQVAEAIRAGPSVMPRFGRDLLSEQDVTDIARYVNYVQTAGGGQDGTDPGGFTLAHVGAVAEGFVAWFFGIGFLVLFLREIGSTE; translated from the coding sequence GTGCTGGCGTTAGCCACGCTGGGCGCGGGCAACGACGACGGCGCGCAGCTCTACGCGCTTCACTGCGCGACGTGCCACGGCGCTCGCGGCGAAGGCTCGACCATCGCGCCGTCGCTCGCGGGCAAGTCCGCAGCCGACGTGCACCTGATGCTCGATACCGGCCGAATGCCGGCCGGTGCGCCGTTCGTCAACGAAATGCACGTCGCACCGGTGTTTACGTTCGAGCAAATGGATCGCATCGTCGATTACGTCGAAAGCCTCTCGCCGCACGCCGATCATTCCTTGCCGCAGGTCGCGCTCGGCACCGGCGACGTCCGGCGTGGTGCCAAGCTCTTCATCGCCGATTGCGCGCCGTGCCACGGCACCGTCGGACAAGGCGATTCGGTGGGGCAAGACAACGTCGCGCCGCCGCTGGGAAGCGCCACCGTGTTCCAAGTTGCCGAAGCGATCCGCGCGGGACCATCGGTCATGCCGCGCTTCGGGCGCGACTTGCTCAGCGAGCAAGACGTAACGGACATCGCGCGCTACGTAAACTACGTGCAGACCGCAGGCGGGGGCCAAGACGGTACCGATCCCGGCGGATTCACGCTCGCCCACGTGGGGGCGGTCGCCGAGGGTTTCGTCGCGTGGTTCTTTGGAATCGGCTTTTTGGTGTTGTTCCTTCGCGAGATCGGATCGACCGAGTAA
- a CDS encoding cytochrome c, whose amino-acid sequence MPRLCATLFAVALLATAACTPATGQKGSTIVARTVRGGEKEAGALLFRQHCSSCHGATGKEEDMPGPSLHYESARMDFATTVSWIKDPMPPMPKLYPASLSENDVDDIAAYVQSI is encoded by the coding sequence ATGCCACGACTCTGTGCTACCCTGTTCGCCGTCGCGCTGCTCGCGACGGCGGCGTGTACGCCCGCAACCGGACAGAAGGGATCGACGATCGTTGCGCGGACCGTGCGCGGCGGCGAAAAAGAAGCCGGCGCTCTGCTGTTCCGGCAGCACTGCAGCTCCTGTCACGGAGCCACCGGTAAGGAAGAAGACATGCCGGGACCGTCGCTGCACTACGAATCGGCGCGCATGGACTTTGCGACGACAGTCTCGTGGATAAAAGATCCAATGCCGCCGATGCCCAAGCTCTATCCGGCCTCGTTGAGCGAGAACGACGTTGACGATATCGCGGCATACGTGCAGTCAATATGA